One Anopheles marshallii chromosome 3, idAnoMarsDA_429_01, whole genome shotgun sequence genomic region harbors:
- the LOC128713682 gene encoding FAS-associated factor 2, producing the protein MDNDGLSNEQTEKVLQFQDITGLDDMNVCRDILIRHQWDLEVAFQEHLNIREGRPSAYATESRAPAVINDRFLQHVFSSARLSPAREPSGVGGIIRYVFNYMVNFWYSAFSSFLSTIIGLFRDQESIPADPLGDVLKFIQTYNEKYPDHPVFYQGTYSQALNDAKNELRFLLVYLHSESTSEAVAFCRGAMSNPQVIEYVNRRMLFWACDMASHEGKRVATAISVRTHPTLLIIGMRANKMIIMGRLEGDCTSEELIRRMDTVVNDNEVWLNQARQDRLERDLTQTLRQQQDEAYQRSLQADQEKQRRKQLEREEAMRIQAAIEAEQLAEQQRKDDIERLKLDLAEQVPSEPEAGAPDTISIVFKLPSGLRLERRFRNTNTMQDIYNFIFCHPDAPDSFEITTNFPKRVLDCSGDEPGQTLLLSGLKNREVLFVADLEA; encoded by the exons ATGGATAACGATGGATTATCGAACGAGCAGACGGAGAAGGTCCTACAGTTTCAGGACATTACCGGGCTGGATGATATGAACGTTTGCCGCGACATTCTGATACGTCACCAGTGGGACCTGGAAGTCGCGTTTCAGGAGCATCTAAACATACGTGAAGGTCGGCCGTCCGCGTATGCGACGGAATCCCGTGCTCCCGCCGTCATAAACGATCGTTTTCTGCAGCATGTGTTCTCTAGCGCACGGTTAAGTCCGGCACGCGAACCGAGTGGTGTCGGTGGCATCATACGATACGTGTTCAACTACATGGTGAACTTCTGGTACAGTGCATTTTCCTCGTTTCTATCCACGATCATAGGGCTGTTCCGCGATCAGGAAAGCATTCCGGCCGATCCGCTCGGCGATGTGCTGAAGTTCATTCAGACGTACAACGAGAAGTACCCGGACCATCCCGTCTTCTACCAGGGCACCTATTCGCAGGCATTGAACGATGCGAAGAACGAGCTACGCTTTCTGCTAGTCTATCTGCATTCCGAGTCGACATCCGAGGCGGTCGCCTTCTGTCGCGGCGCAATGTCGAACCCGCAGGTGATCGAGTACGTCAACCGGCGGATGTTGTTCTGGGCGTGCGATATGGCATCACACGAAGGCAAACGGGTGGCCACCGCGATCAGTGTACGCACCCATCCGACCCTGCTGATCATTGGGATGCGCGCCAACAAGATGATCATTATGGGCCGGTTAGAAGGGGACTGCACGTCGGAGGAGCTTATACGCCGGATGGATACCGTCGTGAATGATAATGAGGTGTGGTTGAATCAGGCCAGGCAGGATAGACTGGAGCGGGATCTCACACAGACGCTGCGCCAGCAGCAGGACGAAGCGTACCAGCGTTCGTTACAGGCCGACCAGGAGAAGCAGCGCCGAAAGCAGCTGGAGCGGGAGGAGGCGATGCGCATCCAGGCAGCGATCGAGGCGGAACAGTTGGCCGAGCAGCAGCGAAAGGATGACATCGAACGGTTAAAGCTCGATCTGGCGGAACAAGTGCCTTCGGAACCGGAAGCAGGTGCGCCCGACACGATCAGCATAGTGTTCAAACTACCAAGCGGGTTGCGATTAGAGAGACGATTTCGAAATACTAACACAATGCAG GATATTTACAACTTTATTTTCTGTCATCCGGATGCACCCGATTCGTTCGAAATAACGACAAACTTCCCGAAGCGTGTACTGGATTGTTCGGGCGACGAGCCAGGCCAGACGCTGCTGCTATCCGGATTGAAGAATCGCGAAGTACTGTTCGTCGCCGATCTGGAGGCGTAG
- the LOC128714542 gene encoding MTRF1L release factor glutamine methyltransferase has product MMLSSPSTRAAARMGVKLLARVVPCRLTDPFNPCYSGNAGSAIAPTPFPATVRGTQEKWMQRFQLESIPEPETSIVNIIAHVLELSAPSEVGNQQDAPLNEAQMAKIEELCECRLARMPIQYIIREWDFRDLTLKMIPPVFIPRPETEELVELILQQMDNQQETLFLEIGCGTGAISLSLLKHAPKASAIAIDQSRIACELTRENAESVGLMERLRIFKHKMVEDLPQELHGQQFDMIVSNPPYVPSVLLPSLDPEVKIYEDLRALDGGNDGLTVIKAILRIAGRYLRQDGVLWLEVDSTHPPVIEEFLAKNGELMGLRFMASYKDLFQKDRFVEIVKL; this is encoded by the exons ATGATGCTCTCATCGCCGTCGACAAGGGCAGCTGCAAGGATGGGTGTGAAGCTACTAGCAAGAGTCGTCCCTTGCCGTCTCACGGATCCGTTCAACCCGTGCTACAGTGGCAACGCTGGTTCAGCAATCGCACCCACTCCATTCCCGGCAACCGTTCGCGGGACGCAGGAGAAATGGATGCAACGGTTCCAGTTGGAAAGCATTCCCGAGCCGGAAACGTCCATTGTAAACATAATAGCACACGTGCTCGAACTGTCCGCACCATCCGAGGTAGGAAACCAACAGGACGCCCCGCTGAACGAGGCACAGATGGCCAAAATAGAGGAACTTTGCGAGTGCCGGTTAGCACGCATGCCAATACAGTATATAATCCGCGAGTGGGATTTCCGTGATCTCACGCTCAAGATGATCCCGCCCGTGTTTATACCGCGCCCGGAAACGGAAGAATTGGTGGAGCTGATATTGCAGCAGATGGATAATCAGCAGGAAACGCTCTTCCTGGAGATTGGATGCGGTACGGGTGCGATAAGCCTTTCGCTTCTGAAGCATGCCCCGAAG GCTTCTGCGATAGCCATTGACCAGAGCCGAATAGCCTGCGAGCTGACGCGCGAGAACGCCGAATCGGTCGgactgatggaacggttgcgAATATTTAAGCACAAAATGGTGGAAGATTTGCCGCAGGAGCTACATGGTCAGCAGTTTGACATGATCGTCAGTAACCCGCCGTACGTGCCCTCGGTGTTGCTTCCTTCGCTCGATCCGGAGGTTAAAATTTACGAAGATTTGCGTGCACTGGACGGCGGTAATGATGGGTTGACTGTGATAAAAGCCATACTACGGATAGCGGGCCGATACCTTCGACAGGACGGAGTCCTGTGGCTGGAGGTGGACAGCACACATCCACCGGTTATAGAAGAGTTTCTGGCAAAAAATGGCGAACTGATGGGACTACGATTCATGGCATCGTATAAGGATCTGTTTCAGAAGGATCGGTTCGTGGAGATTGTTAAGCTATAA
- the LOC128714176 gene encoding glucose-6-phosphatase catalytic subunit 1 encodes MKAYGYLLKQEIYQIIYVQDVFSQYEEFLATVTRVFDPKVLFLTVIPIVAGLSTTLYSKLLLSVLLTEYANTIVKWILAEDRPFWWLNETKEFSSLNRPKIYQNELTCEPSPGNPSGHLMTSTTYLFVIFSVLEEYFQKYGRFARVSLRTAYYSTLFFISISRMYFGCHFLHQCVFGILLGIVMSKVCLSHRMEKYIAKQSCKRRVGFVICLCLLVISLYWAQKLLGIDPQWAVKMAFKWCEDPFYLKPTTTLVFSAIRLTGSLFALAVVGPVLKAKPLNMKLSIPMVFALMAFEWIALDYAPRNYGVVVYFSSCFLLYFLFTYAYLRWVPALAGQEIRLARSDRKSKSN; translated from the exons ATGAAAGCGTACGGTTATTTGTTAAAGCAGGAGATTTACCAAATTATTTACGTGCAGGATGT CTTTTCGCAATATGAAGAATTTTTGGCTACCGTTACGAGGGTGTTCGATCCGAAGGTGCTCTTTCTTACCGTCATACCGATCGTAGCCGGTCTCAGCACGACCTTGTATTCCAAATTGCTGCTCAGTGTGCTTCTGACGGAGTACGCCAACACAATCGTCAAATG GATACTCGCAGAAGATCGCCCGTTCTGGTGGTTAAACGAGACGAAAGAGTTCTCCTCACTGAACCGtccaaaaatttatcaaaacgaGCTAACCTGTGAGCCAAGCCCAGGTAATCCGTCCGGTCATCTGATGACCTCCACAACCTATCTCTTTGTGATATTCTCGGTGCTAGAGGAATATTTCCA GAAATACGGAAGGTTCGCAAGGGTTTCGCTGCGAACCGCGTACTACAGCACATTGTTTTTCATCTCCATTTCACGGATGTATTTCGGATGCCACTTTCTGCACCAGTGCGTGTTCGGAATTCTCTTGGGAATTGTAATGAGCAAAGTGTGCCTTTCGCATCGGATGGAAAAATACATTGCGAAGCAATCGTGCAAGCGTAGGGTTGGATTCGTCATTTGCCTATGCTTGCTAGTGATATCCTTGTACTGGGCCCAAAAGCTGTTGGGAATCGATCCGCAATGGGCGGTAAAGATG GCCTTCAAATGGTGCGAAGATCCTTTCTATTTGAAGCCGACCACTACACTAGTGTTCAGCGCAATACGCCTTACAGGGTCATTATTCGCATTGGCTGTAGTAGGACCTGTTCTAAA AGCTAAACCGCTAAATATGAAGCTCAGCATTCCGATGGTGTTTGCACTGATGGCGTTCGAGTGGATAGCGCTAGACTACGCGCCGCGTAACTATGGTGTGGTGGTGTACTTTTCGTCATGCTTCCTACTGTACTTCCTCTTCACCTACGCGTATCTTCGCTGGGTACCTGCACTTGCCGGGCAAGAGATACGCTTAGCACGGAGTGATAGAAAGTCTAAATCTAACTAA
- the LOC128714992 gene encoding uncharacterized protein LOC128714992, which yields MSTERNLYCVLLVCVVVEFVYGLRVNMTMFSNCQDVKLPYDEMPISLETVRFDRDAEGVCDTLHAEYEVRQSSDEIAWELIITTYQCEQQTSVICLDNPKEYIEPMHCDRFHTDDNGPWFFIANSMTNGDRCGRLTGRYNLDAAVLKIKYLEQYIAMGKGTYRIRMLFHIPGTNLDTLNVRGCCEMDFDVID from the exons ATGTCCACCGAACGGAACCTTTACTGTGTGCTTCTTGTCTGTGTCGTAGTTGAATTCGTCTACGGATTA CGAGTCAACATGACGATGTTTTCCAACTGCCAAGATGTAAAGCTACCGTACGACGAAATGCCCATATCGTTGGAAACGGTACGATTCGATCGCGATGCCGAGGGCGTCTGTGATACGCTCCACGCGGAATATGAAGTCCGGCAATCGTCGGACGAAATCGCGTGGGAGCTGATCATTACCACGTACCAGTGCGAGCAACAAACTTCCGTAATTTGTCTCGACAACCCGAAGGAATACATCGAACCGATGCACTGTGATCGTTTCCATACGGACGACAATGGACCATGGTTTTTCATCGCCAACTCCATGACCAACGGTGACCGCTGTGGAAGATTAACC GGTCGATACAATCTGGATGCCGCCGTACTTAAGATCAAGTATTTGGAGCAATACATCGCGATGGGCAAGGGCACTTATCGCATTCGGATGTTGTTCCACATTCCTGGCACGAACCTGGATACGCTGAACGTGCGTGGATGCTGCGAGATGGATTTTGACGTGATCGATTAA
- the LOC128712327 gene encoding uncharacterized protein LOC128712327, translated as MDQDALMLSNESGFQTDWKSLYHRDALLWASHEYEADFIMKPLGKLVFCLARQFNLSPAIEFTTIDTLELLLVRAFQSWMKSSPESLERNQSAFLHQLPMYVVAVVDIVAKYIHIGIKLDLTALKRAAKVSDSSTNMLAVEFEVIKILDTELRSSLLLGAFERFSKQYLTPLHIATNESVWNIGLRLLRLVTAERTLIYNSLKTSMKDNECFRRFKSNKLILAGAIIITVLYVIPATRHSKAILDKVIEPLADDCCVQATNLIYLRDAVLRVIRGP; from the exons ATGGACCAAGATGCACTGATGCTCAGCAACGAGTCGGGATTTCAAACTGATTGGAAAAGCCTCTATCACCGAGATGCGCTGCTATGGGCGTCTCACGAATATGAGGCAGATTTTATAATGAAGCCACTGGGGAAGCTCGTATTTTGCCTGGCGAGACAATTTAATCTCTCGCCGGCAATAGAATTTACAACCATCGATACGCTGGAGCTGCTACTGGTACGCGCCTTCCAGAGCTGGATGAAGTCATCGCCGGAGTCGCTGGAGCGCAACCAATCTGCCTTTTTGCACCAACTCCCAATGTACGTGGTGGCCGTAGTTGACATCGTTGCCAAGTACATACACATTGGAATAAAGTTGGATCTAACGGCTCTGAAGCGAGCGGCCAAAGTGAGCGATTCCAGCACAAACATGCTGGCAGTGGAGTTTGAGGTTATTAAGATTTTGGACACCGAG CTCCGATCGTCCCTGCTATTGGGCGCATTTGAACGTTTTTCGAAGCAATATCTAACACCGCTGCACATCGCAACTAATGAAAGCGTATGGAACATTGGACTGAGGCTGTTACGTTTGGTCACCGCAGAACGAACACTCATCTACAATAG CCTAAAGACATCGATGAAGGACAACGAATGCTTTCGACGCTTCAAATCCAACAAGCTGATTCTGGCGGGTgcgatcatcatcaccgtgcTGTACGTTATACCGGCAACGCGCCACAGCAAGGCAATCCTCGACAAAGTCATCGAACCGCTCGCTGACGATTGCTGCGTACAGGCAACGAATCTGATCTATCTCCGGGACGCAGTGTTGCGTGTTATACGCGGCCCCTGA
- the LOC128714017 gene encoding protein C10, which yields MSYLSNFNAETGKTILVDILKTVNQSENSKKLAEAKANSGKEMIKMMQNVFPLVMQIQIEVIKDYGFPGSREGLVQFEQIIREFEREDVDIARLRAQIRSIYLPPININSTNDVLI from the coding sequence ATGTCCTACCTGTCGAACTTTAATGCCGAAACCGGTAAAACGATACTGGTCGATATACTGAAGACGGTAAACCAGTCGGAAAACTCAAAGAAACTCGCCGAAGCCAAAGCCAACTCGGGCAAGGAGATGATCAAGATGATGCAGAACGTGTTCCCGCTGGTGATGCAGATCCAGATCGAAGTCATAAAGGATTACGGATTCCCCGGGAGTCGCGAGGGTCTGGTTCAGTTCGAGCAGATCATTCGGGAGTTTGAGCGAGAGGACGTCGACATTGCCAGACTGCGGGCGCAAATACGATCAATCTATCTACCTCCAATTAACATCAACAGCACGAATGACGTGTTGATTTAA
- the LOC128714759 gene encoding fatty acid hydroxylase domain-containing protein 2-like, with translation MDTVLRVGRLNGSAVEQQWNSLLDVIGDDPDILYTWGLTIYVHAFFWIVGGLFVLMDITNRPAFLRRYKTQPGKNEPIESHDLWRVMKTILFNQTVIGIPLTFAGYHGTIRGSVPDVRTLPSVGVILRDLVVCVIFAEIGFYYVHRFLHLKPLYKLVHKKHHEWTAPFAWTAMYCHPIEHIISNMIPPMIGIQLMKAHIFTTAIWFPLVIFNTIRDHCGYHLPFFPSSEYHDYHHAKFTECFGTFGYLDWLHGTDTKFRKSKQHQRHRTLWGIKSARELYPDS, from the exons ATGGATACGGTGCTCCGAGTTGGTCGTCTAAATGGGTCAGCGGTGGAACAACAGTGGAACTCCCTGCTAGACGTAATCG GTGACGATCCCGATATTCTCTATACATGGGGGCTTACCATATACGTGCATGCCTTTTTCTGGATCgtgggtggtttgtttgtgctgATGGATATCACCAACAGGCCGGCGTTTTTGCGTAGATACAAAACGCAACCCGGCAAAAATGAACCGATCGAATCGCACGATCTGTGGCGGGTGATGAAGACGATCTTGTTCAATCAAACTGTGATTGGTATCCCATTAACGTTTGCCGGCTACCATGGAACAATCCGTGGTTCGGTGCCGGACGTACGCACGCTACCGTCGGTGGGTGTGATCTTGCGCGATCTGGTCGTGTGTGTCATCTTTGCCGAGATTGGGTTTTACTACGTGCATCGATTCTTGCACCTCAAGCCACTGTACAAGCTGGTCCATAAAAAGCACCACGAATGGACGGCACCGTTCGCTTGGACCGCTATGTACTGCCATCCGATCGAgcacatcatcagcaacatgATCCCGCCAATGATCGGCATACAGCTCATGAAGGCGCACATCTTCACCACCGCCATCTGGTTTCCGTTGGTAATCTTTAACACGATCCGGGATCATTGTGGCTACCATTTGCCGTTCTTTCCAAGCTCCGAGTACCACGATTACCATCACGCTAA ATTTACTGAGTGCTTTGGAACGTTCGGGTATCTCGATTGGTTGCACGGGACGGACACAAAATTCCGGAAGTCGAAGCAACACCAGCGGCATCGTACACTTTGGGGCATTAAATCGGCCCGAGAGTTGTATCCGGACAGTTAG
- the LOC128713389 gene encoding LOW QUALITY PROTEIN: histone-lysine N-methyltransferase eggless (The sequence of the model RefSeq protein was modified relative to this genomic sequence to represent the inferred CDS: substituted 1 base at 1 genomic stop codon) codes for METDSSAIISIESDEEMDAVTEPEVPTSTLSAKEPENKVPSNMESGSKAPMVPMVPDSVTNNESAIESDIICLDDEEKETIEVCGERSAESLSATATPMEMDVTNQTETVENEDIGLKEIAKNVEEQGTCKINLQARFCFXHFLSCVSDRQHTDPQSEQKLELMEYEKTAILEVDKKETTTDTAVESSRETQETVFSYKNEDEQEQLNIKQRAQKCANMTCGKKLSELYDAPVFAQTLYKIPPSYQLKLICLDCYDFSIVHFESLCASLVKEESLYAKKILQDQAEEVHTVLDSSDEDESNEPTESMPNKLEPALPADVIALINTDLDDIVESLWEKYGANQVTLYNGDMLREAQENEETSHRIEAQLKTLKATLQSIHENIYSVRTTKIDTPELIIEDDVISEFVAYDRLLRMLNTNGTVLIREPVKVNETYYGVYSTILGSWMKCKVVDVSENQVCTVRFLAGQMKKSVLSTRHLAYTVAPQVKLKLGTRIIAKVCSTVGKEPSGTFYAGTVLESVSAYNKFRYLIIFDFGHTLYASLTDVRVVCEQSKNIWDDVHPHSREFIRNYMQTCGSLRPMVQAQCGQRMMVERDREWLQGKVTETDSSLFRLYFQDLDKYEWIYRGSKRLGPLYTTGTPNNRFSQFQRRNEPSIEYITIEDDANEQPAEQKSPPGVKTDEQGTQNRPTARKSTVQRINVSKNANSNVNSINITAPSVISLNQKPIYIDLDKGRSHGKTVHYNTNKYRGPQKFVPHTCGPHCLYKMPSNLHTYNLLARPLVTGWERHFCYIRGVKKSGTVIMYRAPCGRRLRDMQEVHRYLRLTNCALNVEHFDFEAEMLVLATFSAQNFLFECKDLSFGAELMPVHCVNNYENMQPPPCEYSTERIPTEGVNLNLDKEFLCGCDCEDDCLDKSKCQCWQLTIAGVRYTNPDVDINNVGYVYKRLFDQIHTGVYECNAQCKCKKDKCLNRVVQNSLQTKLQVFNTHNKGWGIRSINDVPMGSFICIYAGHLLTEEASIKICELSESKTGDEYFADLDYIETALKTKDQYESDAYQSDNERDATPSDEWEIELEKEKFTSAQDSDEEYTSKTLPSATAVKTRAQSKRASTTERPSAPATKEKEPIIGMNDEQECVSLIPNPEMKPEDNSRPNAGLLFRRLYGDKDDVFIMDAKKSGNLGRYFNHSCVPNLFVQNVFVDTHDLRFPWVAFFASKNIKAGTELTWNYNYDVGSVSGKVLNCTCAEKGCKGRLL; via the exons ATGGAAACAGATTCTTCGGCTATAATTTCGATCGAGTCGGACGAGGAGATGGATGCTGTTACTGAACCGGAGGTACCTACCTCCACTCTTAGCGCGAAAGAACCAGAGAACAAAG TACCGAGCAACATGGAGAGTGGTTCCAAAGCTCCAATGGTTCCAATGGTTCCAGACAGCGTTACGAACAATGAATCCGCAATAGAGTCCGATATCATATGCCTAGATGATGAGGAGAAGGAAACTATTGAAGTTTGCGGTGAGAGATCCGCTGAAAGCTTGTCTGCTACGGCAACTCCAATGGAGATGGATGTTACAAACCAGACCGAAACAGTGGAAAATGAAGATATCGGATTGAAGGAAATCGCGAAAAACGTCGAAGAGCAAGGTACatgcaaaataaatcttcaagCTAGATTTTGCTTCTGACATTTTCTTTCATGTGTTTCAGATCGCCAACATACCGATCCACAGTCGGAGCAAAAACTAGAGTTAATGGAATATGAGAAAACAGCCATATTAGAAGTagacaaaaaggaaaccacaACTGACACTGCTGTTGAATCTAGCCGTGAAACACAGGAGACGGTGTTTTCTTATAAAAATGAGGATGAACAAGAGCAGCTAAACATCAAACAGCGTGCCCAAAAGTGTGCCAATATGACATGTGGAAAAAAGCTTTCGGAACTATACGATGCACCGGTATTTGCGCAGACCCTGTATAAAATCCCACCGAGCTATCAGCTGAAACTCATATGTCTCGATTGCTATGACTTTTCTATTGTTCACTTCGAG TCTCTGTGCGCATCGCTAGTAAAAGAAGAATCTCTGTACGCAAAGAAAATTCTGCAAGACCAGGCGGAAGAGGTACACACGGTGTTGGATAGCAGCGATGAAGACGAAAGCAACGAACCAACTGAATCGATGCCAAACA AGCTCGAACCAGCATTGCCAGCAGATGTCATTGCTTTGATCAACACGGATCTGGACGATATTGTTGAATCGCTGTGGGAAAAGTACGGCGCTAACCAGGTGACATTGTACAATGGGGACATGCTTCGAGAAGCTCAGGAAAATGAAG AGACATCGCATCGCATCGAGGCACAGCTCAAAACATTGAAGGCGACACTACAATCGATACATGAAAATATATATAGCGTTAGAACGACCAAGATCGATACGCCCGAGCTCATCATCGAGGATGATGTGATTAGTGAGTTTGTCGCTTACGACCGGTTGCTGCGTATGCTGAACACCAACGGAACGGTTCTTATCAGAGAGCCGGTCAAAGTTAATGAAACATATTACGGCGTCTACTCCACGATACTGGGCAGCTGGATGAAGTGTAAAGTCGTGGATGTGTCTGAAAATCAAGTT TGCACGGTACGGTTCCTCGCAGGCCAGATGAAAAAGTCCGTACTGTCGACGAGGCACCTCGCTTACACTGTTGCACCACAGGTAAAGCTAAAGCTTGGTACACGCATTATTGCCAAGGTTTGCTCAACCGTGGGTAAGGAACCGAGTGGCACGTTCTATGCAGGCACGGTGCTGGAATCGGTCAGTGCTTACAATAAATTCCGGTACCTCATCATCTTCGACTTTGGCCATACACTGTACGCATCGCTGACGGATGTACGAGTCGTGTGCGAACAGTCGAAAAACATCTGGGACGATGTGCATCCACACTCGCGAGAGTTCATCCGCAACTACATGCAAACGTGCGGTTCGTTGCGACCGATGGTTCAGGCCCAGTGCGGCCAGCGCATGATGGTCGAAAGGGATAGAGAATGGTTGCAAGGCAAAGTGACCGAAACGGATAGTAGCCTGTTTCGATTGTACTTTCAGGACCTGGACAAATACGAGTGGATTTATCGTGGTTCGAAGCGGCTTGGTCCGCTGTACACGACAGGTACGCCAAACAACAGGTTTTCACAGTTCCAGCGACGAAACGAACCTTCCATCGAGTATATTACGATCGAGGACGATGCAAATGAGCAACCAGCAGAACAAAAATCACCGCCCGGTGTGAAAACCGATGAGCAGGGCACGCAAAATCGCCCGACCGCTAGAAAGAGCACTGTGCAGCGTATCAATGTTAGCAAAAACGCCAACAGTAACGTCAACAGTATCAACATTACCGCCCCGAGCGTCATTTCCCTGAACCAAAAACCGATTTACATCGATTTGGACAAAGGTCGAAGCCATGGCAAAACGGTCCACTATAATACGAACAAGTATCGTGGCCCACAGAAATTCGTGCCACACACGTGCGGCCCACACTGTCTGTACAAAATGCCCTCCAACCTACATACGTACAACTTGCTGGCCAGACCACTGGTCACGGGCTGGGAGCGTCATTTCTGCTATATCCGAGGAGTGAAAAAGTCCGGCACAGTGATTATGTACCGTGCACCGTGTGGTCGTCGTTTGCGCGATATGCAGGAAGTGCATCGCTATCTGAGACTGACAAACTGTGCCCTTAACGTGGAGCACTTCGATTTCGAAGCGGAAATGCTTGTGCTTGCGACGTTCAGTGCGCAAAACTTCCTGTTCGAATGCAAGGATCTCTCGTTCGGGGCAGAACTTATGCCCGTGCACTGTGTGAACAACTACGAAAACATGCAGCCACCACCGTGCGAATACTCGACCGAACGCATTCCGACCGAGGGTGTGAACCTCAACCTGGACAAGGAGTTCCTTTGCGGGTGCGACTGTGAAGACGATTGTTTGGACAAGAGCAAGTGTCAGTGCTGGCAGCTGACAATAGCGGGCGTCCGGTACACCAATCCAGACGTGGACATCAACAACGTGGGCTACGTGTACAAGCGATTGTTTGACCAAATCCATACGGGCGTTTACGAATGTAATGCACAGTGCAAGTGCAAGAAGGACAAATGTTTGAACCGTGTCGTGCAGAATTCGCTCCAGACGAAGCTGCAGGTgttcaacacacacaacaaggGTTGGGGCATCCGGTCCATTAACGATGTGCCGATGGGTAGCTTCATCTGCATTTACGCGGGCCATTTGTTGACCGAGGAGGCCAGTATAAAGATATGCGAACtaagcgaaagcaaaacgggCGACGAGTACTTTGCCGATCTGGATTACATCGAAACAGCGTTGAAGACGAAAGACCAATACGAATCGGATGCGTACCAATCGGATAATGAGCGGGATGCAACACCGTCGGACGAGTGGGAGATAGAGCtggagaaggaaaagtttaCCTCGGCGCAGGACTCCGATGAGGAATACACCTCCAAAACGTTACCGAGTGCTACGGCCGTAAAAACACGGGCACAGTCCAAAAGGGCCAGCACGACGGAAAGGCCTAGTGCGCCTGCTACAAAGGAAAAGGAGCCCATCATCGGTATGAATGATG AACAAGAGTGCGTTAGTCTGATACCCAATCCCGAAATGAAACCCGAAGACAATTCAAGGCCTAATGCGGGGTTGTTATTCCGTCGGCTGTACGGCGACAAGGACGATGTCTTCATAATGGACGCAAAGAAGTCGGGTAACCTTGGTCGATACTTTAAC CATTCGTGTGTTCCCAATCTCTTCGTGCAGAACGTGTTCGTCGATACGCACGATTTGCGGTTCCCTTGGGTGGCTTTTTTTGCCtctaaaaatattaaagcTGGCACGGAACTAACGTGGAACTACAATTACGATGTGGGCTCTGTCAGTGGCAAGGTGCTGAACTGTACCTGTGCCGAAAAGGGTTGTAAGGGTCGGTTACTGTAA